A region from the Symphalangus syndactylus isolate Jambi chromosome 2, NHGRI_mSymSyn1-v2.1_pri, whole genome shotgun sequence genome encodes:
- the PNLIPRP1 gene encoding inactive pancreatic lipase-related protein 1: MLLLWTLSLLLGAVAGKEVCYEDLGCFSDTEPWGGTAIRPLKILPWSPEKIGTRFLLYTNENPNNFQILLLSDLSTIEASNFQMDRKTRFIIHGFIDKGDESWVTDMCKNLFEVEEVNCICVDWKTGSQTTYTQAANNVRVVGAQVAQMLDILLTEYSYPSSKVHLIGHSLGAHVAGEAGSKTPGLSRITGKGLDPVEASFESTPEEVRLDPSDADFVDVIHTDAAPLIPFLGFGTNQQMGHLDFFPNGGESMPGCKKNALSQIVDLDGIWAGTRDFVACNHLRSYKYYLESILHPDGFAAYPCASYKSFESDKCFPCPDQGCPQMGHYADKFAGRTREEQQKFFLNTGEASNFARWRYGVSITLSGRTATGQIKVALFGNKGNTHRYSIFRGILKPGSTHSYEFDAKLDVGTIEKVKFLWNNNVINPTLPKVGAAKITVQKGEEKTVYNFCSEDTVREDTLLTLMPWLSYRGDLAAAFTPIKSTGASVGGPGPGPLFHRPSLAHRDHPEGSRQAREDKPL; the protein is encoded by the exons ATGCTGCTACTCTGGACTCTTTCACTGCTGCTGGGAGCAGTCGCAg GAAAAGAAGTTTGCTATGAGGACCTCGGGTGCTTTTCTGACACTGAGCCCTGGGGTGGGACAGCAATCAGGCCCCTAAAAATTCTCCCCTGGAGCCCTGAGAAGATCGGCACCCGCTTCCTGCTGTACACCAATGAAAACCCAAACAACTTTCAA ATTCTCCTCCTCTCTGATCTATCAACAATTGAGGCATCAAATTTTCAAATGGACAGAAAGACCCGGTTCATCATCCACGGCTTCATAGACAAAGGAGATGAGAGCTGGGTGACAGACATGTGCAAG AATCTGTTTGAGGTGGAGGAGGTGAACTGCATCTGCGTGGACTGGAAGACGGGCTCCCAAACCACCTACACACAGGCTGCCAACAACGTGCGAGTGGTGGGCGCCCAGGTGGCCCAGATGCTCGACATCCTCTTG ACAGAGTATAGCTACCCCTCTTCCAAAGTTCACCTCATCGGCCACAGCCTGGGAGcccacgtggctggagaggcaGGCAGCAAGACTCCAGGCCTAAGCAGGATCACAGGTAAG GGGTTGGATCCTGTAGAAGCAAGTTTCGAGAGTACTCCTGAAGAGGTGCGACTTGATCCCTCTGATGCTGACTTTGTTGATGTGATTCACACGGATGCAGCTCCCCTGATCCCATTCTTGG GTTTTGGAACGAACCAACAGATGGGTCATCTTGACTTCTTCCCCAATGGAGGAGAGAGCATGCCAGGATGCAAGAAGAATGCCCTGTCTCAGATCGTGGATCTAGATGGAATCTGGGCAG GAACCCGGGACTTTGTGGCTTGCAATCACCTAAGAAGCTACAAGTATTACTTGGAAAGCATCCTCCACCCTGATGGGTTTGCTGCATACCCCTGCGCTTCCTACAAGTCCTTTGAGTCT GACAAGTGCTTCCCATGTCCAGATCAAGGATGCCCACAGATGGGTCACTATGCTGATAAATTTGCTGGCAGGACAAGGGAAGAGCAGCAGAAATTCTTCTTGAACACAGGAGAGGCTAGCAATTTTGCTC GCTGGAGATATGGGGTTTCCATCACACTGTCTGGAAGAACAGCCACTGGTCAGATCAAAGTTGCTTTGTTTGGAAATAAGGGAAACACTCACCGGTACAGTATCTTCAG GGGGATTCTCAAACCAGGCTCAACCCATTCCTATGAGTTTGATGCAAAGCTGGATGTTGGAACAATTGAGAAAGTCAAGTTTCTTTGGAATAACAATGTGATAAATCCAACCCTCCCCAAAGTGGGTGCTGCCAAGATCACTGTGcaaaagggagaagagaagacaGT GTACAACTTCTGTAGCGAAGACACGGTGCGGGAAGACACGCTGCTCACTCTCATGCCCTGGCTAAGCTACCGGGGCGACCTGGCTGCTGCATTCACACCGATAAAATCCACTGGTGCATCT GTCGGAGGGCCGGGCCCCGGACCCCTCTTTCACCGACCCTCCCTGGCTCACCGAGACCACCCCGAGGGATCGCGGCAGGCCCGGGAGGACAAGCCTCTCTAA